The following are encoded in a window of Mumia flava genomic DNA:
- a CDS encoding M20/M25/M40 family metallo-hydrolase → MIADIERLVRCESPSDDLDSVARSADVVAALGTELLGAAPERIVLDGRTHLRWAFGDTARVLLLGHHDTVWPLGTLRTHPYEVVDGVMRGPGCFDMKAGVVMAMHAIAALEEREGVTLLVTGDEELG, encoded by the coding sequence GTGATCGCCGACATCGAGCGGCTGGTCCGCTGCGAGTCGCCGTCGGACGACCTCGACTCGGTCGCCCGCAGCGCGGACGTGGTCGCCGCCCTCGGGACGGAGCTGCTGGGAGCCGCGCCGGAGCGGATCGTCCTCGACGGACGCACGCACCTGCGCTGGGCTTTCGGCGACACCGCGCGGGTGCTCCTGCTCGGTCACCACGACACGGTCTGGCCGCTGGGCACTCTCCGGACCCACCCGTACGAGGTCGTGGACGGCGTCATGCGCGGGCCGGGCTGCTTCGACATGAAGGCCGGGGTCGTGATGGCGATGCACGCGATCGCGGCGCTCGAGGAGCGCGAGGGCGTCACGCTCCTGGTGACC